A single genomic interval of Devosia oryziradicis harbors:
- a CDS encoding ROK family transcriptional regulator, which yields MGQTIIRSLSSGVNQSGVRDYNERLLLTLLQRNGPTAGSDLARMANLSPQTVSIILREMESEGLLARGAPIKGKVGKPSVPMSLAEGGVLSFGCKIGRRSTVLLLTDFRGTVRDQLQLHYKYPMPEPILRFVEEGMASILARCTPAEIDRICGVGIATPFELWKWNDLVGASMEDFISWKDVDFRAELARFTDLPVSVVNDATAGCQAEHIYGRGKEFRDYAYFFVGAFIGGGVVLNHSVYQGHQGNAGALGSLRSFGPHGESQQLIDTASIHLLETRLTEFGIDPQELWSQPQDWSRLSRFVEPWLGQTAQELAKASLSVCAVIDFEAILIDGAFPEPVKQALVERTRRYLVNQDMRGLIAPRIEAGAVGGNARAIGAATSPLFERYFMNGSQTLSAAR from the coding sequence ATGGGCCAAACAATCATCCGATCCCTCAGCAGCGGTGTGAACCAGAGCGGTGTTCGAGACTATAACGAACGCCTGCTCCTGACCCTGCTGCAGCGCAACGGCCCGACGGCCGGCAGCGACCTGGCCCGCATGGCAAATCTGTCCCCACAGACGGTGTCGATCATCCTGCGCGAGATGGAATCGGAAGGCTTGCTTGCGCGCGGGGCTCCAATCAAAGGCAAGGTCGGCAAGCCCTCGGTGCCGATGAGCCTGGCCGAAGGGGGCGTTTTATCCTTTGGCTGCAAAATCGGCCGGCGCAGCACCGTGCTGCTGCTCACCGATTTCCGCGGCACGGTCCGCGACCAGCTGCAGCTCCACTACAAATACCCCATGCCCGAGCCGATTCTCCGCTTCGTCGAAGAGGGTATGGCGTCGATTCTGGCTCGCTGTACGCCCGCGGAGATCGACCGCATTTGTGGCGTGGGCATCGCTACCCCGTTCGAGCTTTGGAAATGGAACGACCTCGTCGGCGCGAGCATGGAAGATTTCATCTCCTGGAAGGATGTGGATTTCCGCGCCGAACTGGCGCGCTTCACCGACCTGCCGGTCAGCGTCGTCAATGATGCCACCGCCGGCTGCCAGGCCGAGCACATCTATGGCCGTGGCAAGGAATTCCGCGACTATGCCTATTTCTTCGTCGGCGCCTTCATTGGCGGCGGCGTGGTGCTCAACCACTCGGTCTATCAAGGCCACCAAGGCAATGCCGGCGCGCTGGGATCGCTGCGCAGCTTCGGCCCGCATGGCGAAAGCCAGCAGCTTATCGACACTGCCTCGATCCACCTGCTGGAAACGCGCCTCACCGAATTCGGCATCGATCCGCAGGAATTGTGGAGCCAGCCACAGGACTGGAGCCGGCTCAGCCGCTTCGTCGAGCCATGGCTGGGCCAGACCGCGCAGGAACTGGCCAAGGCGAGCCTTTCGGTCTGCGCCGTCATCGATTTCGAGGCCATCCTCATCGATGGCGCCTTCCCCGAGCCGGTCAAACAGGCGCTGGTCGAGCGGACCCGGCGCTACCTGGTCAACCAGGACATGCGTGGCCTGATTGCCCCGCGCATCGAGGCCGGCGCCGTCGGCGGCAATGCCCGCGCCATCGGCGCAGCCACAAGCCCCCTGTTCGAGCGCTATTTCATGAATGGCAGCCAGACCCTTTCGGCCGCCCGCTAG
- the nadE gene encoding ammonia-dependent NAD(+) synthetase, with amino-acid sequence MTEQQDIIEALGVRPDFDAAAEARRRIAFLATYLRASGLSSYVLGISGGVDSLTAAMLAQRAVGELRQSGYEAKFIAVRLPYGVQADESDAQRALKTIGADEVLTVDIKPAADAMLAALKQGKLALGDAGREDFILGNIKARQRMIAQFAIAGASRGLVIGTDHAAEALMGFFTKFGDGAADILPLSGLNKRRVRAVAAHLGAPAELVGKVPTADLENLVPLRPDEDAYGVTYEQIDDFLEGRQIDGTAQARILQTYAGSAHKRALPVAPQP; translated from the coding sequence GTGACGGAACAGCAGGACATCATCGAGGCGCTGGGCGTGCGCCCTGACTTTGACGCGGCGGCCGAAGCACGGCGACGGATCGCATTTCTGGCGACCTATCTTCGAGCGTCCGGTCTCTCGAGCTATGTGCTGGGCATCAGCGGCGGCGTCGACTCGCTGACGGCGGCCATGCTGGCCCAGCGGGCGGTCGGCGAACTGCGCCAGTCTGGCTACGAGGCCAAGTTCATCGCCGTGCGCTTGCCCTATGGCGTGCAGGCCGACGAAAGCGACGCGCAACGCGCGCTGAAGACCATCGGCGCCGACGAAGTGCTGACCGTCGACATCAAGCCGGCCGCCGACGCCATGCTCGCCGCGCTCAAACAGGGCAAGCTGGCTCTGGGAGATGCCGGCCGCGAGGATTTCATCCTGGGCAATATCAAGGCGCGGCAGCGCATGATCGCCCAGTTTGCCATTGCCGGCGCGAGCCGCGGCCTGGTGATAGGCACCGATCACGCCGCCGAAGCGCTGATGGGATTTTTCACCAAGTTCGGCGACGGTGCCGCCGATATTTTACCCTTGTCGGGCCTCAACAAGCGTCGCGTGCGCGCCGTGGCGGCCCATCTGGGGGCACCGGCCGAACTGGTGGGCAAGGTGCCCACCGCCGACCTTGAAAACCTGGTGCCGCTCCGCCCCGACGAAGACGCCTATGGCGTGACCTACGAGCAGATCGACGATTTCCTCGAGGGACGGCAGATCGACGGCACCGCACAGGCGCGGATCCTGCAGACCTATGCAGGCTCGGCGCATAAGCGCGCCCTGCCCGTAGCGCCCCAACCATAG
- a CDS encoding epoxide hydrolase family protein: MTITRRTFNRGALSLLATAVTSKPAIAQTQEEGPMLSIEPFTIQIPDAAIADLNDRLAKARFPHAITDDWSRGQPLKLVKALTEQWRDTYDWRAHEAELNRFPHFMTEIDGQPIHFMHIKSPVPDALPLILSHGWPGSFVEFLDVIGPLTDPKAHGLDESIAFHLVIPSLPGFGFSSPMTSTGWDSARTAQTWDKLMKGLGYERYGAHGGDAGALATRELGILAPEGLVGVHMLQIFAFPSGAPDEMSKLSPFEMEGMANLANFEKYGGYQAIQSKRPGTLAFGLVDSPVGQLAWNAELWFGFEGTGVDHVDRERYLTTNAIYWFTGTSGSAANVYYEDTQTGAGYREINNPTPTGVAVFPEDFRSVRSFAERSNNIVHWTEMPRGGHFAASETPDLLIEDIRTFFGGLVG, from the coding sequence ATGACCATCACCCGCCGCACCTTCAACCGAGGCGCCCTCTCGCTCCTCGCCACCGCCGTCACCAGCAAGCCTGCAATCGCCCAAACCCAGGAGGAAGGCCCAATGCTCTCCATCGAACCGTTCACGATCCAGATTCCCGATGCCGCCATCGCCGACCTCAATGACCGTCTTGCCAAGGCGCGCTTTCCCCATGCCATCACCGACGACTGGTCGCGCGGCCAGCCGCTCAAGTTGGTCAAGGCGCTGACCGAGCAGTGGCGCGACACCTACGACTGGCGCGCGCATGAAGCCGAGCTCAACCGCTTCCCGCACTTCATGACCGAGATCGACGGGCAGCCGATCCACTTCATGCACATCAAGTCACCGGTGCCGGATGCCCTGCCGCTGATCCTCAGCCATGGCTGGCCCGGCAGCTTCGTCGAATTCCTTGACGTCATCGGGCCACTGACCGACCCCAAGGCGCATGGCCTGGACGAATCGATCGCCTTCCACCTGGTCATTCCCTCGCTGCCCGGCTTCGGCTTTTCGAGCCCCATGACATCAACGGGCTGGGACAGCGCCAGGACCGCCCAGACCTGGGACAAGCTCATGAAAGGCCTCGGCTATGAGCGCTATGGCGCCCATGGCGGCGATGCCGGCGCGCTGGCCACCCGCGAACTGGGCATCCTGGCCCCCGAAGGTCTGGTCGGCGTCCATATGCTGCAGATCTTTGCCTTCCCGTCAGGTGCGCCGGACGAGATGAGCAAGCTCTCTCCCTTCGAGATGGAGGGCATGGCCAACCTCGCCAATTTCGAGAAATATGGCGGCTACCAGGCCATCCAGTCCAAGCGTCCCGGTACGCTGGCCTTTGGCCTGGTCGATTCGCCGGTCGGCCAGCTGGCCTGGAATGCCGAACTGTGGTTCGGCTTCGAAGGCACCGGCGTCGATCACGTGGATCGGGAGCGCTACCTCACCACCAATGCCATCTACTGGTTCACTGGTACCAGCGGCTCCGCCGCCAACGTCTACTACGAAGACACCCAGACGGGAGCCGGCTATCGCGAGATCAACAATCCGACGCCGACTGGCGTCGCGGTCTTCCCCGAAGACTTCCGTTCGGTCCGCAGTTTTGCCGAGCGCTCCAACAATATCGTGCACTGGACGGAAATGCCGCGCGGCGGCCACTTCGCTGCATCGGAAACCCCCGATCTGCTGATCGAGGATATCCGCACCTTCTTCGGCGGGCTGGTCGGCTGA
- a CDS encoding PhzF family phenazine biosynthesis protein: protein MSPQSSTASLVAGLIDVFADTALSGSPLAVVEGADTLSDAQMRRISGEFNQAETTFIMRSDRADLKLRSFTASGAEVGGAGHNALGAWLWLAEDGKLGPIEVPRQFRQEIGGEVLPIELRRTDGRTFGRMKQSTLKLGPALADVAPLTAALGLAPEDVLSDPPPRVGDTGVAHLLVRLRDIATVDRAEPSAKGLLKVLHAASAEGCYVYAFDEAAPERAYARFFNPTVGLWEDAATGTAAGPLAAYLADQGLINGPIEIEQGTKMGRRSILRLGLAPEPEISGAGVIVMRGRLSL, encoded by the coding sequence ATGTCCCCGCAATCGAGCACTGCAAGCCTGGTCGCCGGCCTCATCGATGTCTTCGCGGACACGGCGCTGAGCGGCAGTCCCCTGGCGGTGGTGGAGGGCGCCGACACGCTGTCCGACGCGCAGATGCGGCGTATCTCGGGCGAGTTCAATCAGGCTGAAACCACATTCATCATGCGCAGCGATCGCGCCGATCTCAAGCTCCGCTCCTTTACGGCATCAGGAGCCGAAGTCGGCGGCGCCGGCCACAATGCGCTCGGGGCGTGGCTCTGGCTGGCCGAGGATGGCAAGCTCGGTCCCATCGAGGTGCCTCGCCAGTTCCGCCAGGAGATTGGGGGTGAAGTGCTGCCGATCGAGTTGCGCCGGACCGACGGACGCACTTTCGGGCGCATGAAGCAATCGACCCTCAAGCTGGGGCCTGCCCTCGCCGACGTGGCGCCTTTGACGGCGGCCCTCGGCCTTGCGCCGGAGGACGTCCTTTCCGACCCGCCACCGCGCGTCGGCGATACCGGCGTCGCGCATCTGCTGGTTCGCCTGCGCGACATTGCCACGGTGGACCGTGCCGAACCCTCCGCCAAGGGGCTGCTCAAGGTCCTCCACGCGGCTTCCGCCGAGGGATGCTACGTCTACGCCTTCGACGAGGCTGCACCCGAACGCGCCTATGCCCGGTTCTTCAACCCCACGGTGGGTTTGTGGGAAGACGCCGCGACCGGCACCGCGGCCGGCCCGCTTGCCGCCTACCTGGCCGACCAGGGCCTGATAAACGGACCTATCGAGATCGAGCAGGGCACCAAGATGGGTCGGCGCAGCATCCTGCGCCTCGGCCTCGCGCCCGAGCCCGAAATATCGGGCGCCGGCGTCATCGTCATGCGCGGCCGGCTATCGCTCTAG
- a CDS encoding LysR substrate-binding domain-containing protein: MRPSLESLRILEMCVSTGSFAGAADRLALTPAAVSLRIRSLETELGQKLFTRVGRRVVPTPGAMALAGRVKQALDGITEALDAFQAATTPLRVTAPPTFAGRWLAPRLAQYRAPGNAAIELDISSDIRDPTAFDVAIRTGRGGWDGLDEYPLMPVDVTPMLAPSLLGNRTLARPEDLAAFDLLPHPDWGKWFARAERPMPDNLRFAGVDYSIFELIASAAVSGLGVALLSPTLFRPLLESGQLMAPLATVLKGPDWYFALVREGDGRPCPRGFCDWLCAQARQAPA; encoded by the coding sequence ATTCGTCCATCGCTTGAATCCCTCCGCATTCTCGAGATGTGCGTCAGCACGGGCAGCTTTGCCGGCGCCGCCGACCGACTTGCGCTGACCCCGGCCGCCGTCAGCCTGCGCATTCGCTCGCTTGAGACCGAACTGGGCCAGAAGCTCTTCACTCGTGTTGGTCGCCGGGTGGTGCCGACCCCAGGTGCCATGGCGCTGGCCGGTCGGGTCAAGCAGGCTCTGGATGGCATCACCGAGGCGCTCGATGCCTTTCAGGCCGCTACCACGCCGCTGCGCGTCACCGCGCCGCCGACCTTTGCCGGCCGCTGGCTGGCGCCGCGCCTGGCGCAGTATCGCGCCCCTGGCAATGCCGCCATCGAACTCGACATTTCCTCCGATATCCGCGATCCGACGGCCTTCGACGTGGCCATACGCACCGGCCGCGGCGGCTGGGACGGACTCGACGAGTATCCGCTGATGCCGGTAGACGTCACCCCGATGCTGGCGCCTTCCCTGCTGGGCAACAGGACGCTGGCCCGGCCGGAGGATCTTGCCGCATTCGACCTGCTGCCGCATCCAGACTGGGGAAAGTGGTTTGCCCGGGCCGAGCGGCCGATGCCCGACAATCTGCGCTTTGCCGGCGTCGACTATTCCATCTTCGAGTTGATCGCCAGCGCGGCGGTGAGTGGCTTGGGCGTGGCCCTGCTGTCGCCCACGCTGTTCCGGCCGCTGCTGGAATCCGGGCAGTTGATGGCCCCGCTCGCCACCGTGCTCAAGGGTCCCGACTGGTACTTTGCGCTGGTGCGCGAAGGCGACGGGCGGCCATGCCCCCGTGGGTTCTGCGACTGGCTCTGCGCGCAGGCCCGGCAGGCGCCTGCCTGA
- a CDS encoding glucose/quinate/shikimate family membrane-bound PQQ-dependent dehydrogenase, translated as MLILLTSLVLAAIGLTLGGLGGWLVTLGGSWYYLIVGLAFLGTAWLLLRRRAEALWLYSAILVGSILWAVWEVGFDWWQLGARGGVIVLLGIWLWMPWIRNRLGQGRLGGGVILAVANVLAIIVAVYSMFQDPQDIAGSLNTDVVAATPNLGADFDDGDWQQYGRTPYGQRYSPLDQITTENVANLAPAWTYQTGDVKLPEDVGETTYQVTPIKIDDTLYICTPHNLAIALDARTGTEKWRFDANSGLNPDRQHQTCRGVTYWADPAAAAGSACATRVYLPTADARLIALDATTGQVCASFADAGTLHLEAGMKYSPAGYYYSTSPPVAVDGKLIIGGAVNDNYSTQEQSGVIRAFDALTGELVWNWDSGNPQDTTPIDIAGGETYTTNSPNSWSVFAVDAALGLVYVPLGNQVPDQIGIGRSANVEKYSSSIVALDIASGRDVWVQQFVHHDLWDMDVPAQPVLLDINGPDGAPVPALVGPTKQGDIYVLDRRTGAPLLAMTEEPAPQGAIEGDFTAATQPTSALSFKPEPLEEKDMWGITLFDQLMCRIALHQHRYEGRYTPPSLQGSIVYPGNFGTFNWGSVAVDPERQVMFGMPTYLAFTSRLVPAAEIPPKGQGEKGSEQGLNRNDGAPYGVFMGPFLGPLGIPCQAPGWGFVAGADLRTGEIAYKHRNGTVRDMTPLPLPFKVGVPGIGGPMITRGGVVFLGAAVDNFLRAYDLTTGNQLWETRLPAGGQSTPMTYSVDGKQYVVIVAGGHGSIGTKPGDYVLAYTLDDDTSG; from the coding sequence ATGCTGATCTTGCTGACCTCGCTCGTCCTTGCCGCCATCGGATTGACGTTGGGGGGACTGGGCGGGTGGCTCGTGACGCTGGGTGGCAGTTGGTACTACCTCATCGTCGGCCTTGCCTTCCTTGGCACGGCCTGGCTGCTGCTGCGCCGCCGGGCCGAAGCGCTCTGGCTCTATTCCGCAATCCTTGTCGGTTCCATCCTCTGGGCCGTGTGGGAAGTCGGCTTTGACTGGTGGCAGCTTGGCGCCCGTGGCGGCGTCATCGTGCTGCTCGGCATCTGGTTGTGGATGCCGTGGATCCGCAACAGGCTAGGCCAGGGACGGCTTGGCGGCGGCGTCATTCTGGCGGTTGCCAATGTGCTGGCGATTATCGTCGCCGTCTATTCCATGTTCCAGGACCCGCAGGATATTGCCGGCTCGCTCAATACCGATGTCGTCGCGGCCACGCCGAATCTGGGGGCCGATTTCGACGATGGCGACTGGCAGCAATATGGCAGGACGCCCTACGGCCAGCGCTATTCTCCACTCGACCAGATCACCACGGAAAATGTCGCGAACCTGGCACCGGCATGGACCTACCAGACCGGTGACGTGAAGCTGCCCGAGGATGTCGGCGAGACGACCTACCAGGTCACCCCGATCAAGATCGACGACACGCTCTATATCTGCACGCCGCACAACCTGGCGATTGCGCTCGATGCGCGCACCGGTACGGAAAAATGGCGGTTCGACGCCAATTCCGGACTCAACCCCGATCGGCAGCACCAGACCTGCCGGGGCGTCACCTACTGGGCGGACCCCGCCGCTGCAGCCGGGTCCGCCTGTGCAACCCGGGTCTATCTGCCCACGGCCGATGCCCGGCTGATCGCGCTCGATGCCACCACCGGCCAGGTCTGCGCAAGCTTTGCCGATGCCGGCACCCTGCACCTGGAAGCGGGCATGAAGTACTCGCCGGCGGGATACTATTACTCGACCTCGCCGCCAGTGGCGGTCGACGGCAAGCTGATCATCGGCGGAGCCGTCAACGACAACTATTCCACCCAGGAACAGTCGGGGGTGATCCGCGCCTTCGATGCGCTGACCGGGGAACTGGTCTGGAACTGGGATTCGGGCAATCCGCAGGATACGACGCCGATCGATATCGCCGGCGGCGAGACCTACACCACCAATTCACCCAATAGCTGGTCGGTATTCGCGGTCGATGCCGCACTGGGCCTGGTCTATGTGCCGCTCGGCAACCAGGTGCCCGACCAGATCGGCATCGGCCGCAGCGCCAATGTCGAGAAATACTCGTCCTCCATCGTCGCGCTTGATATCGCCAGCGGCCGCGATGTGTGGGTGCAGCAATTCGTCCACCACGACCTGTGGGACATGGACGTGCCGGCCCAACCCGTCCTGCTCGACATTAACGGGCCCGATGGCGCACCCGTCCCTGCGCTGGTCGGCCCCACCAAACAGGGCGACATCTATGTGCTCGATCGGCGCACGGGTGCTCCACTTCTGGCCATGACGGAGGAGCCCGCCCCACAGGGGGCCATCGAGGGCGACTTCACCGCAGCGACCCAACCAACCTCGGCCCTCAGCTTCAAGCCTGAGCCGCTGGAGGAAAAGGACATGTGGGGCATCACCCTTTTCGACCAGCTGATGTGCCGCATCGCCCTGCACCAGCATCGCTACGAGGGCCGCTACACCCCGCCGTCGCTCCAGGGCTCGATTGTCTATCCGGGCAATTTCGGAACCTTCAACTGGGGCTCGGTCGCGGTCGATCCGGAGCGGCAGGTGATGTTCGGAATGCCCACCTATCTCGCCTTCACCTCGCGCCTGGTGCCGGCGGCGGAAATTCCGCCCAAGGGACAGGGTGAAAAAGGGAGCGAACAGGGCCTCAACCGCAATGACGGCGCGCCCTATGGCGTGTTCATGGGTCCGTTCCTCGGTCCGCTCGGCATACCCTGCCAGGCGCCCGGCTGGGGCTTCGTGGCTGGAGCCGATCTACGCACCGGCGAAATCGCCTACAAGCATCGCAATGGCACAGTGCGGGACATGACCCCGCTGCCCCTGCCCTTCAAGGTGGGCGTGCCCGGCATTGGCGGCCCGATGATCACCCGGGGTGGCGTGGTGTTCCTGGGCGCTGCCGTGGACAATTTCCTGCGCGCCTATGACCTGACGACCGGCAACCAGCTCTGGGAGACGCGACTGCCGGCGGGCGGTCAATCGACCCCCATGACCTACAGCGTGGATGGCAAGCAATATGTGGTCATCGTCGCCGGCGGGCATGGCTCGATCGGCACCAAGCCGGGCGACTATGTCCTCGCCTATACGCTCGACGACGACACTAGCGGCTGA